In the Paramisgurnus dabryanus chromosome 5, PD_genome_1.1, whole genome shotgun sequence genome, one interval contains:
- the trim32 gene encoding E3 ubiquitin-protein ligase TRIM32: MATPTSLDPDLVREVLECPICLETYNQDQLRPKLLQCGHSVCRQCLEKLLASTINGVRCPFCSKVSRMSSISQLADNLTVLKIIDCASSCVSTMGLMCKSCKNRLPRQYCRDCDVVLCDTCKTEGHQRQGHVVQAIRVAAEQRRKDLGGKLANLREAMGNIQKKKAAIDNVAKSLRLKYKAVQQEYAKAELRLQEELGRSRRAFATSMTEIEKLNAQILEEQTYLLNIAEVQVVSRCDYLTMRIKQTDIALLEEESNNDEEELDLKTNLPVILKLQEPELVKTEQSKPLEVGQLTTKPCTVNAEEEDGIEFAASSGTPLDIYRDIDMVAAVEEAVCASPGSFKSKSVDGGGPSSGATGGQLCQFVKKMGCKGNLPGMFNLPVSICVTHQGEVLVADRGNYRIQIFNRKGFQREIRRNPSSIDNFVLSFLGADLPNLIPLSIAITAQGLIGVTDNYDNSVKVYTTEGHCIACHKNQLIKPWGIAAMPSGQFVVSDVEGGKLWCLAVDRNVGVVNYNRLCSAVRPKFVTCDSSGTVYFTQGLGLNIENRHNEHHLEGGFSIGSVGMDGQLGKQLSHFFSETEDFRCITGMCVDSNGDLLVTDSGRKEILQFPKEGGYNVLIQEGLTCPVGVAVTQKGQLLVLDCWDHCVKVFTYLQRRRSSTC, encoded by the coding sequence ATGGCTACACCGACATCTCTAGATCCAGATTTGGTTCGGGAGGTGTTGGAATGCCCCATTTGCCTGGAGACCTACAACCAGGACCAGCTGCGACCCAAGCTGCTGCAGTGTGGTCATTCGGTGTGTCGCCAGTGCCTCGAGAAACTCCTCGCCAGCACGATCAACGGCGTGCGCTGCCCCTTTTGCAGCAAGGTGTCCCGCATGAGCAGCATTTCCCAGCTGGCCGACAATCTCACCGTGCTGAAGATCATCGACTGTGCAAGTTCGTGCGTATCGACCATGGGTCTCATGTGCAAGTCCTGTAAGAACCGCCTGCCCCGTCAGTACTGTCGCGACTGTGACGTCGTGTTGTGCGACACTTGCAAAACCGAGGGTCACCAGCGGCAAGGTCACGTCGTGCAGGCCATTCGCGTGGCCGCTGAACAGCGCCGCAAAGACCTCGGCGGGAAGCTCGCTAACTTGCGTGAAGCCATGGGTAACATCCAAAAAAAGAAGGCTGCTATTGACAACGTGGCAAAGTCGCTCAGACTGAAGTATAAGGCTGTCCAACAGGAGTATGCCAAGGCCGAACTGCGGCTCCAGGAAGAATTGGGCCGCTCCCGTCGTGCCTTTGCCACTTCCATGACTGAGATAGAAAAGCTCAATGCCCAGATTCTAGAGGAGCAGACGTACCTGCTCAACATCGCAGAAGTTCAGGTTGTGTCACGTTGTGACTACCTCACCATGAGGATCAAGCAGACTGATATCGCACTACTAGAGGAGGAAAGCAATAACGATGAAGAGGAGCTGGATTTAAAAACCAACCTGCCTGTCATTCTGAAACTACAGGAGCCAGAACTGGTGAAAACCGAGCAATCGAAACCTTTAGAGGTGGGGCAGCTGACTACAAAACCCTGCACTGTCAACGCAGAGGAGGAAGATGGCATCGAATTTGCTGCATCCTCCGGGACCCCTTTAGACATTTATCGTGATATCGATATGGTGGCGGCCGTCGAAGAGGCCGTCTGTGCTTCGCCTGGTAGTTTCAAGTCCAAGTCGGTAGATGGAGGGGGACCTTCTTCAGGGGCGACGGGTGGCCAGCTCTGCCAGTTTGTGAAAAAGATGGGCTGCAAAGGGAATCTGCCTGGCATGTTCAACTTGCCTGTAAGCATCTGCGTCACGCACCAGGGAGAGGTGCTGGTGGCCGACCGAGGGAACTACCGCATCCAGATCTTCAACCGCAAGGGCTTCCAAAGGGAGATACGGCGTAACCCGAGCAGCATCGACAACTTTGTCTTAAGTTTCCTCGGTGCTGACCTGCCCAACCTGATTCCTCTCTCCATTGCGATCACCGCTCAGGGCCTGATCGGTGTGACTGATAACTATGACAACTCCGTGAAGGTTTACACCACCGAAGGCCATTGCATCGCCTGCCATAAGAACCAGCTCATCAAGCCATGGGGGATCGCCGCCATGCCGTCGGGTCAGTTCGTGGTGTCCGACGTCGAGGGCGGAAAGCTCTGGTGCCTGGCCGTGGATCGTAACGTAGGGGTGGTGAACTACAACCGCCTGTGCTCGGCAGTCAGGCCCAAATTTGTGACTTGCGACTCCTCGGGTACAGTCTACTTTACCCAGGGCTTGGGACTGAACATCGAGAACAGACACAACGAGCATCACCTCGAGGGAGGTTTCTCCATCGGCTCAGTGGGTATGGACGGGCAGCTGGGTAAACAACTCAGCCATTTCTTCTCTGAGACGGAGGACTTCCGGTGCATTACCGGCATGTGCGTGGACTCGAACGGAGACTTGCTCGTGACGGACAGCGGCCGCAAGGAGATTCTTCAATTCCCAAAAGAAGGTGGCTATAACGTTCTCATTCAGGAAGGCCTTACCTGTCCTGTAGGAGTCGCTGTTACTCAAAAGGGACAGCTGCTAGTTTTGGACTGCTGGGACCACTGTGTAAAGGTCTTCACATATTTGCAGAGGAGACGTTCCTCTACTTGTTAA